One Pristiophorus japonicus isolate sPriJap1 chromosome X, sPriJap1.hap1, whole genome shotgun sequence genomic region harbors:
- the LOC139240822 gene encoding protein reprimo A-like produces the protein MNSTLLSKTINESSPGKADVVQAVLQCCNYTWVVSDEGAGVSDPDGRSLYIMRVVQIAVLCVLSLTVIFGIFFLGCNLLIKSESMINLLVKDRRPSKEVEVVIIGSY, from the coding sequence ATGAATTCGACTTTGCTGAGCAAGACGATTAACGAGTCTTCCCCGGGTAAGGCTGACGTTGTACAGGCTGTCCTCCAGTGCTGCAATTACACTTGGGTCGTGAGCGATGAAGGGGCCGGGGTGAGCGACCCGGACGGGCGCAGCCTGTACATCATGAGGGTGGTCCAGATCGCGGTGCTCTGCGTCCTCTCGCTCACCGTCATCTTCGGCATCTTCTTCCTGGGCTGCAACCTTCTGATCAAGTCTGAGAGCATGATCAACCTTCTGGTGAAGGACCGCAGACCTTCCAAGGAGGTGGAGGTTGTCATAATTGGCTCTTATTAA